CCACTATGCATTCGGACCAGACATGGTTCACTTAGTTCGTGAAGGCAAATTCACTGATGCCTTTTATTTCTGCGGTTCCAAAGCTTTAATTCTAATGGCTCCAGTTCTTGGCATGGCCGGAATCATCGGGGCTGCTTCTTCGATTTTGCAAATCGGTTTCCTGCAAGTGGAAGACGCTCTTTCCCCGAAGTTTGATAAGTTAAATCCAGTGGAAGGCGCGAAACGTATCATGAGCATGCGTGCCGTAATGGAAGCAGTGAAGTCCATTCTGAAAATGGCTGCTGTGGGCGTGGTGCTGTACTTCTTGTTGCGCGGTGAAGTGTCGCAAGTTCCATACATGGTTACTTTCTCTGTAGAACAAATCCTAATGTACCTGGGCACCGTGGTTGTAAAACTATTGGGCGGTGTAGGAACAGTTATGTTGGTCATCGCTGTCGCTGATTATTTTTATCAGCGCTGGGATCTTGAAAAAAAAATGATGATGACGAAACAAGAAATCAAAGAAGAACACAAGCAGCGTGAGGGTGATCCTATGATCAAATCACGCATTCGTCGTATCCAAAGGGAAATGGCTTCTAAGCGTATGATGTCAGAAGTTCCTAAGGCTGACGTTATCATCACGAACCCAACCCACATTGCTGTGTGCTTAAAATACTCTGATAATTTACCGGCTCCGCAATTGATCGCTATGGGTGCTGATCACGTAGCGGAAAAAATCAAGGAACTGGCCCGTGAACACAATATTCCAATTGTGGAAAACAAGCCGTTAGCCCGCACTATTTTTAAAACAATGAAAATTGGACAAGTTATTCCTCGGGAGCTTTTTGTCGCTGTGGCTGAAGTGCTTTCGTATGTTTACCGTTTACGTAGGAAGAAAAGATAATGGATCAAGTATTTCAATTCTTAAAAAGATTCGAAAAGTATACGAAGAATACGGATCTTTTTATTGCCTTTGGTATGCTGGCAATTCTGGCGGTGATGATCATTCCATTGCCACCGCTTTTACTTGATATCAGCTTAACTTTTTCTTTAGCCATCAGTATCTTAATCCTCCTAGTAAGTCTTTATACACAAAGAGCTTTGGATTTCACATCCTTCCCGTCGTTGCTGTTAATGACGACC
This is a stretch of genomic DNA from Bdellovibrio reynosensis. It encodes these proteins:
- the flhB gene encoding flagellar biosynthesis protein FlhB, coding for MSDESGEKTEQATDARREEFRKQGNVAHTKELASAVVLLAAAGGLYATGRFFFQNLYEVFHYAFGPDMVHLVREGKFTDAFYFCGSKALILMAPVLGMAGIIGAASSILQIGFLQVEDALSPKFDKLNPVEGAKRIMSMRAVMEAVKSILKMAAVGVVLYFLLRGEVSQVPYMVTFSVEQILMYLGTVVVKLLGGVGTVMLVIAVADYFYQRWDLEKKMMMTKQEIKEEHKQREGDPMIKSRIRRIQREMASKRMMSEVPKADVIITNPTHIAVCLKYSDNLPAPQLIAMGADHVAEKIKELAREHNIPIVENKPLARTIFKTMKIGQVIPRELFVAVAEVLSYVYRLRRKKR